In Drosophila yakuba strain Tai18E2 chromosome X, Prin_Dyak_Tai18E2_2.1, whole genome shotgun sequence, a single genomic region encodes these proteins:
- the LOC6523813 gene encoding homeobox protein vnd isoform X2 has protein sequence MRFFFAVQFSFTVTVTVTVSLAAPCDFPDGSDFPHARALIMSNYNPNCGYFEDCSYYTNNVFQQDYCMQTDYEYNKHVYDLFDAKVPSSQRSGFHISDILNLEGSELKNAAAAAAAAAQHGSDLSHHSATESTSGHRGQGSHTSPSALSPTPAGGSVDEHHNGSGTAGGAGEADHHSTTEHHAPPSHAQQQHPHHQQQQHHHQNHHPHLLLPQQHHQQAVAPLPLAHHQSGEAQSHAHANAAAAHLLASHNAAAAAAVAAGQYLPNLPKNFPGSFGDEMSSYHHMAQTMLQHSGRSAWIKENELYGTQQPASPDSTSPVTSEVSYTYIGSNCQTSPALSGDYKSYSRSADSDALSVGDALHTLHGSSGNGGAGGATTAHGLHNNNNNTTNNNNHSLKAEGMNGAGSGHDDSLNEDGIEEDIDDVDDADGSGGGDANGSDGLPNKKRKRRVLFTKAQTYELERRFRQQRYLSAPEREHLASLIRLTPTQVKIWFQNHRYKTKRAQNEKGYEGHPGLLHGHATHPHHPSALPSPRRVAVPVLVRNGKPCLGDTSKLGADCVSVPSATATAMQNAAAAHHLVALNGAAAYQHAAAAAAGLHAHAHAHAHAHVHGHPHAHAQRAAWWS, from the exons AtgcgctttttttttgctgttcaATTTTCTTTTACTGTTACTGTTACTGTTACTGTTTCGCTTGCTGCTCCTTGCGATTTTCCCGACGGTTCCGATTTTCCGCACGCGAGAGCCTTAATTATGAGCAATTATAATCCGAATTGCGGTTACTTCGAGGATTGCAGCTACTACACGAACAACGTGTTTCAACAGGATTATTGCATGCAGACGGATTACGAGTACAACAAGCATGTCTACGA CTTATTCGATGCGAAAGTGCCGTCGTCCCAACGCTCTGGCTTCCATATATCGGACATCCTGAACCTGGAGGGCTCCGAGCTGAAGAACgcagccgctgccgccgccgcagccgcCCAGCATGGCAGTGACTTGAGCCACCACTCGGCCACCGAGTCCACCAGTGGCCACCGCGGCCAGGGATCTCACACCTCGCCCTCGGCGCTCTCGCCCACGCCGGCTGGTGGTTCGGTGGACGAGCACCACAATGGCAGCGGCACGGCGGGCGGAGCGGGAGAAGCGGACCACCACAGCACCACCGAGCATCACGCCCCTCCGAGCCACGCACAGCAACAGCAcccgcaccaccagcagcagcagcaccaccaccagaaccaccacccccacctcctcctcccgcagcagcaccaccagcaggcGGTGGCCCCACTCCCTTTGGCGCACCACCAGAGCGGCGAGGCCCagagccacgcccacgccaaCGCAGCCGCCGCCCACCTGCTGGCCAGCCACAATGCAGCGGCTGCGGCCGCCGTCGCCGCCGGCCAATACCTGCCCAACCTGCCAAAGAACTTCCCGGGGAGCTTCGGCGACGAGATGTCCTCGTACCACCACATGGCCCAGACCATGCTGCAGCACTCGGGCAGGAGTGCGTGGATCAAGGAGAACGAGCTATACG GAACCCAGCAGCCCGCCAGTCCGGATAGCACCTCGCCAGTGACCTCGGAAGTGTCCTACACCTACATAGGCTCCAATTGCCAAACTTCGCCCGCCCTCTCCGGCGACTACAAGAGCTACAGTCGGTCGGCGGACAGCGATGCACTGTCCGTGGGCGATGCCCTGCACACCCTCCACGGATCCTCGGGCAATGGGGGTGCCGGCGGCGCCACGACCGCCCATGGGctgcacaacaacaataacaatacgacgaacaacaacaaccacagccTGAAGGCCGAGGGCATGAATGGAGCAGGCAGTGGCCACGACGACAGCCTGAACGAGGATGGCATCGAGGAGGACATCGACGACGTGGACGACGCCGACGGGAGTGGCGGCGGGGATGCGAATGGATCCGACGGTCtgccaaacaaaaagcgcAAGCGACGAGTCCTGTTCACCAAGGCGCAAACATACGAGTTGGAGCGCCGGTTTCGACAGCAACGCTACTTGAGTGCCCCGGAACGCGAGCACCTGGCCAGCTTGATCCGCCTGACGCCGACGCAGGTGAAGATCTGGTTCCAGAACCACCGCTACAAGACGAAGCGGGCGCAAAACGAGAAGGGCTACGAGGGCCATCCTGGTCTGCTGCACGGCCATGCCACCCATCCGCATCACCCCAGTGCCCTGCCCTCGCCGCGAAGGGTCGCCGTTCCGGTTCTGGTGCGGAACGGAAAGCCCTGCCTGGGCGACACCTCCAAACTGGGCGCCGACTGCGTTTCCGTGCCCtcagccaccgccaccgccatGCAGaatgccgccgccgcccatcACCTGGTGGCCCTAAACGGAGCGGCCGCCTATCAACATGCCGCTGCAGCCGCTGCCGGTCTCCATGCCCACGCCcatgcccacgcccacgcccatgTACACGGCCATccccacgcccacgcccagAGGGCCGCCTGGTGGTCCTAA
- the LOC6523813 gene encoding homeobox protein vnd isoform X1 — translation MTTSASLERTPSKRDRDRERDNSSGLGSAGSLPASPQSAITVSPSSPATPKRPLRTSTPSLERKREREDREDREDRKERQERHERQERQERLERHERDRDHERFAAVFSTASTTVPTNTSSSSGLAPEQLRIPTGAAAFSGFPGLHSMSSLMLPSSAAVAAAAAAPFLPWSPILLPPWNHALLPAAFYPAALRNALPGLFDAKVPSSQRSGFHISDILNLEGSELKNAAAAAAAAAQHGSDLSHHSATESTSGHRGQGSHTSPSALSPTPAGGSVDEHHNGSGTAGGAGEADHHSTTEHHAPPSHAQQQHPHHQQQQHHHQNHHPHLLLPQQHHQQAVAPLPLAHHQSGEAQSHAHANAAAAHLLASHNAAAAAAVAAGQYLPNLPKNFPGSFGDEMSSYHHMAQTMLQHSGRSAWIKENELYGTQQPASPDSTSPVTSEVSYTYIGSNCQTSPALSGDYKSYSRSADSDALSVGDALHTLHGSSGNGGAGGATTAHGLHNNNNNTTNNNNHSLKAEGMNGAGSGHDDSLNEDGIEEDIDDVDDADGSGGGDANGSDGLPNKKRKRRVLFTKAQTYELERRFRQQRYLSAPEREHLASLIRLTPTQVKIWFQNHRYKTKRAQNEKGYEGHPGLLHGHATHPHHPSALPSPRRVAVPVLVRNGKPCLGDTSKLGADCVSVPSATATAMQNAAAAHHLVALNGAAAYQHAAAAAAGLHAHAHAHAHAHVHGHPHAHAQRAAWWS, via the exons ATGACCACGTCGGCGTCCTTGGAGAGGACCCCCTCCAAGCGGGACCGAGATCGCGAGCGGGACAACAGCAGCGGTCTGGGCAGCGCCGGCAGCTTGCCCGCCTCGCCCCAAAGCGCCATCACGGTGAGCCCGTCCTCCCCGGCGACGCCGAAGCGTCCGCTGCGCACCTCAACGCCCTCGCTGGAGCGGAAGAGGGAGCGCGAGGATCGGGAGGACCGGGAGGATCGCAAGGAGCGGCAGGAGCGGCACGAGCGCCAGGAGCGCCAGGAGCGCCTGGAGCGGCACGAGCGGGACAGAGATCACGAGCGCTTCGCCGCAGTCTTCAGTACCGCCAGCACGACGGTGCCCACGAACACGAGCTCCAGTTCCGGTCTGGCGCCCGAGCAGCTCCGCATTCCGACGGGTGCAGCCGCCTTCAGCGGATTCCCGGGACTCCACAGCATGAGTAGCCTCATGCTTCCGTCGTCGGCGGCGGTggccgccgcagcagccgccCCCTTTCTGCCCTGGTCGCCCATCCTGCTGCCGCCGTGGAACCACGCCCTCCTACCAGCCGCCTTCTATCCGGCGGCCCTGCGAAACGCTCTGCCCGG CTTATTCGATGCGAAAGTGCCGTCGTCCCAACGCTCTGGCTTCCATATATCGGACATCCTGAACCTGGAGGGCTCCGAGCTGAAGAACgcagccgctgccgccgccgcagccgcCCAGCATGGCAGTGACTTGAGCCACCACTCGGCCACCGAGTCCACCAGTGGCCACCGCGGCCAGGGATCTCACACCTCGCCCTCGGCGCTCTCGCCCACGCCGGCTGGTGGTTCGGTGGACGAGCACCACAATGGCAGCGGCACGGCGGGCGGAGCGGGAGAAGCGGACCACCACAGCACCACCGAGCATCACGCCCCTCCGAGCCACGCACAGCAACAGCAcccgcaccaccagcagcagcagcaccaccaccagaaccaccacccccacctcctcctcccgcagcagcaccaccagcaggcGGTGGCCCCACTCCCTTTGGCGCACCACCAGAGCGGCGAGGCCCagagccacgcccacgccaaCGCAGCCGCCGCCCACCTGCTGGCCAGCCACAATGCAGCGGCTGCGGCCGCCGTCGCCGCCGGCCAATACCTGCCCAACCTGCCAAAGAACTTCCCGGGGAGCTTCGGCGACGAGATGTCCTCGTACCACCACATGGCCCAGACCATGCTGCAGCACTCGGGCAGGAGTGCGTGGATCAAGGAGAACGAGCTATACG GAACCCAGCAGCCCGCCAGTCCGGATAGCACCTCGCCAGTGACCTCGGAAGTGTCCTACACCTACATAGGCTCCAATTGCCAAACTTCGCCCGCCCTCTCCGGCGACTACAAGAGCTACAGTCGGTCGGCGGACAGCGATGCACTGTCCGTGGGCGATGCCCTGCACACCCTCCACGGATCCTCGGGCAATGGGGGTGCCGGCGGCGCCACGACCGCCCATGGGctgcacaacaacaataacaatacgacgaacaacaacaaccacagccTGAAGGCCGAGGGCATGAATGGAGCAGGCAGTGGCCACGACGACAGCCTGAACGAGGATGGCATCGAGGAGGACATCGACGACGTGGACGACGCCGACGGGAGTGGCGGCGGGGATGCGAATGGATCCGACGGTCtgccaaacaaaaagcgcAAGCGACGAGTCCTGTTCACCAAGGCGCAAACATACGAGTTGGAGCGCCGGTTTCGACAGCAACGCTACTTGAGTGCCCCGGAACGCGAGCACCTGGCCAGCTTGATCCGCCTGACGCCGACGCAGGTGAAGATCTGGTTCCAGAACCACCGCTACAAGACGAAGCGGGCGCAAAACGAGAAGGGCTACGAGGGCCATCCTGGTCTGCTGCACGGCCATGCCACCCATCCGCATCACCCCAGTGCCCTGCCCTCGCCGCGAAGGGTCGCCGTTCCGGTTCTGGTGCGGAACGGAAAGCCCTGCCTGGGCGACACCTCCAAACTGGGCGCCGACTGCGTTTCCGTGCCCtcagccaccgccaccgccatGCAGaatgccgccgccgcccatcACCTGGTGGCCCTAAACGGAGCGGCCGCCTATCAACATGCCGCTGCAGCCGCTGCCGGTCTCCATGCCCACGCCcatgcccacgcccacgcccatgTACACGGCCATccccacgcccacgcccagAGGGCCGCCTGGTGGTCCTAA